A stretch of the Archangium violaceum genome encodes the following:
- a CDS encoding S1 family peptidase: MIRFSLGLPALFAMLSCAAAPNSQVVPESPGTGGAGSAPVVMQQVGAPTPRLSRKEQVQRILPHNVRLAVIEGGKAKRTASGVVIGNEKTAGGLVSYVLTNAHAVEMAELKDPSLVVIVDDRADSTEYGAQVVATGSVPDMDLALLKVPGLPLAPAQLAADSELELGDDVVVAASPFGRALSLSGGMLSQVEWDKESKKPRMVKTDAPIGYGASGGGIFSLETGKLLAIVEGYRTAKVGFAVAEQNYSFDVPMPGETFAAPSGKVRQFLQQKGFARLLGGTAGAGPATDGSQTASR, translated from the coding sequence ATGATCCGTTTCTCCCTGGGCCTGCCCGCTCTCTTCGCCATGCTGTCCTGTGCCGCCGCGCCGAACTCGCAGGTCGTCCCGGAGAGTCCGGGCACCGGCGGAGCCGGCAGTGCGCCGGTGGTGATGCAGCAGGTGGGCGCCCCTACGCCGCGGCTCTCGCGCAAGGAACAGGTGCAGCGGATCCTCCCGCACAACGTCCGGCTCGCCGTCATCGAGGGTGGCAAGGCGAAGCGCACCGCCTCGGGCGTGGTCATCGGTAACGAGAAGACCGCCGGGGGGCTCGTCAGCTACGTGCTCACCAACGCGCACGCGGTGGAGATGGCCGAGCTGAAGGACCCGAGCCTCGTCGTCATCGTGGATGATCGCGCCGACTCCACGGAGTACGGGGCGCAGGTGGTGGCCACGGGCTCGGTCCCGGACATGGACCTGGCGCTCTTGAAGGTGCCCGGCCTGCCGCTCGCGCCCGCGCAGCTCGCCGCGGACTCGGAGCTGGAGCTGGGCGATGACGTGGTGGTGGCCGCCTCGCCCTTCGGCCGGGCCCTGTCGCTCTCCGGCGGCATGCTGTCCCAGGTGGAGTGGGACAAGGAGAGCAAGAAGCCGCGCATGGTGAAGACGGACGCGCCCATCGGTTACGGCGCCTCCGGTGGCGGCATCTTCAGCCTCGAGACGGGCAAGCTGCTCGCCATCGTCGAGGGCTATCGCACCGCCAAGGTGGGCTTCGCCGTGGCCGAGCAGAACTACAGCTTCGACGTGCCCATGCCCGGAGAGACCTTCGCCGCGCCCAGCGGCAAGGTGCGCCAGTTCCTCCAGCAGAAGGGGTTCGCCCGGCTGCTCGGCGGCACCGCCGGAGCGGGCCCGGCCACGGACGGCTCTCAGACGGCCAGCCGCTAG
- a CDS encoding PrkA family serine protein kinase: MEAKRYLQEVGAQVSDDFVKNRSILSFEEYLTLFMGDPRGQSRNAAQYLRDVMDHFGTETVPHPTGKLRRFKVFDVPATDRDGRVGVAGQEEVQNAIYRLLGNFTRAGRINKLIMLHGPNGSAKSTLVNALKAGMEDYSRQPQGALYRISWIFPSEKLVKGSIGFGGERAATAAATAAAGGELSSYAHLDAESIDVRIPCELRDHPLFVIPPAERQRLLEGALKKKGLGNGDGQGDGDFVLSDYVLHGEMCHKCRSIYTALLANYKGDYLQVLRHVRVERFYISRRYQVGSVTVEPQMSVDAMYQQVTADRAQLLNMPPSLQNVALFEPHGPLVHANRGIIEYSDLLKRPLEAFKYLLGFSETSQVPLEHFVLQLDEVLIASSNEKHLGAFKELPDFASFKGRIELVRVPYLRRYKVEQEIYDAQITPTTVGKHVAPHATEVAAMWAVLTRLKKPIPDRYPPEVKELVDQVTPVEKMHLYEEGVVPDRLSLSHGKELRKLRTDMYEESDAYPNYEGRSGASAREIKTALFNAAQNPDYKCLNALAVLEELEAICKDKSVYEFLLQEVVDGYHDHEEFVRAVEAEYLDRVDEEVRESMGLVSEGQYRELVERYVYNVSHWVKGEKIRNRITGAMERPDEQRMAEMEAIVMPRGEDPGEFRRGLISQIGAHKLDNPDAEMDYPRIFPDMFRRLRDHYFEERKRVLRRNKENVLKYLSEERATLSSREQSQVESTLKTMHERYGYCEHCAKDAILFLMKKRYG, from the coding sequence GTGGAAGCCAAGCGATACCTGCAGGAAGTGGGCGCCCAGGTGTCCGACGACTTCGTCAAGAATCGCTCCATCCTCTCCTTCGAGGAGTACCTCACGCTCTTCATGGGGGATCCACGGGGGCAGTCGCGCAACGCCGCCCAGTACCTGCGCGACGTGATGGACCACTTCGGGACGGAGACGGTGCCTCACCCCACCGGGAAGCTGCGTCGCTTCAAGGTCTTCGACGTGCCCGCCACCGACCGGGATGGCCGGGTCGGGGTCGCGGGCCAGGAGGAGGTGCAGAACGCCATCTACCGGCTGCTCGGCAACTTCACGCGCGCCGGCCGCATCAACAAGCTCATCATGCTGCACGGTCCCAACGGCAGCGCGAAGTCGACCCTGGTCAACGCGCTCAAGGCCGGCATGGAGGACTACTCGCGCCAGCCCCAGGGGGCCCTCTACCGCATCAGCTGGATCTTCCCCTCGGAGAAGCTCGTCAAGGGCTCCATCGGCTTCGGTGGCGAGCGCGCGGCGACGGCGGCGGCGACGGCGGCGGCGGGCGGAGAGCTGTCCTCCTACGCGCACCTGGACGCCGAGTCCATCGACGTGCGCATCCCCTGCGAGCTGCGGGATCACCCGCTCTTCGTGATTCCTCCCGCCGAGCGCCAGCGTCTGCTCGAGGGGGCGCTGAAGAAGAAGGGCCTGGGCAACGGGGACGGGCAGGGGGACGGTGACTTCGTCCTCTCCGACTACGTGCTGCACGGAGAGATGTGCCACAAGTGCCGCAGCATCTACACGGCGCTCCTGGCCAACTACAAGGGCGACTACCTCCAGGTGCTGCGCCACGTGCGCGTGGAGCGCTTCTACATCTCGCGCCGCTACCAGGTGGGCTCGGTGACGGTGGAGCCGCAGATGAGCGTGGACGCCATGTACCAGCAGGTGACGGCGGACCGGGCGCAGCTCCTCAACATGCCGCCCTCGCTCCAGAACGTGGCCCTCTTCGAGCCCCATGGCCCGCTGGTGCACGCCAACCGCGGTATCATCGAGTACTCGGATCTGCTCAAGCGCCCGCTGGAGGCCTTCAAGTACCTGCTGGGCTTCAGCGAGACGTCACAGGTGCCCCTCGAGCACTTCGTGCTGCAGCTCGACGAGGTGCTCATCGCCTCGTCCAACGAGAAGCACCTGGGCGCCTTCAAGGAGCTGCCGGACTTCGCCTCCTTCAAGGGCCGCATCGAGCTGGTGCGCGTGCCCTACCTGCGCCGCTACAAGGTGGAGCAGGAGATCTACGACGCGCAGATCACCCCCACCACCGTGGGCAAGCACGTGGCCCCGCACGCCACCGAGGTGGCCGCGATGTGGGCCGTGCTCACGCGCCTCAAGAAGCCCATCCCCGACCGCTACCCGCCCGAGGTGAAGGAGCTCGTGGATCAGGTGACGCCGGTGGAGAAGATGCACCTGTACGAGGAGGGCGTGGTGCCGGATCGGCTCAGCCTCTCCCACGGCAAGGAGCTGCGGAAGCTGCGCACGGACATGTACGAGGAGTCCGACGCCTACCCCAACTACGAGGGCCGCAGCGGCGCCAGCGCCCGGGAGATCAAGACGGCGCTCTTCAACGCCGCGCAGAACCCCGACTACAAGTGCCTCAACGCCCTGGCGGTGCTCGAGGAGCTCGAGGCCATCTGCAAGGACAAGAGCGTCTACGAGTTCCTCCTGCAGGAGGTGGTGGACGGCTACCACGATCACGAGGAGTTCGTGCGCGCGGTGGAGGCCGAGTACCTCGACCGGGTGGACGAGGAGGTGCGTGAGTCCATGGGGCTCGTCTCCGAGGGCCAGTACCGCGAGCTGGTGGAGCGCTACGTCTACAACGTGAGCCACTGGGTGAAGGGCGAGAAGATCCGCAACCGGATCACCGGCGCCATGGAGCGCCCGGACGAGCAGCGCATGGCGGAGATGGAGGCCATCGTCATGCCGCGGGGCGAGGATCCGGGTGAGTTCCGCCGCGGGCTCATCTCGCAGATCGGCGCGCACAAGCTGGACAATCCGGACGCGGAGATGGACTACCCGCGCATCTTCCCGGACATGTTCCGCCGCCTGCGCGACCACTACTTCGAGGAGCGCAAGCGGGTGCTGCGCCGCAACAAGGAGAACGTCCTCAAGTACCTCTCCGAGGAGCGCGCCACGCTGTCCTCGCGCGAGCAGAGCCAGGTGGAGAGCACCTTGAAGACGATGCACGAGCGCTACGGCTACTGCGAGCACTGCGCCAAGGACGCCATCCTCTTCCTCATGAAGAAGCGCTACGGCTGA